From the genome of Spirochaetae bacterium HGW-Spirochaetae-1, one region includes:
- a CDS encoding RhtB family transporter codes for MPDYSNLGIFFAASLVILLTPGPAVIYIVTCSLDKGRRAGFISALGIAVGGLTHVILASLGLSVLIASSPIAFAIIKYIGAGYLLLLGIRKIFFYKDAGASGPSQNLKTNRGMFFQGIIVNVFNPKTALFFLAFLPQFVDTSRGSLSLQFALLGFLFISLALCTDSSYVMLAGSGYSRIFSNARVSKIQPYIIGGIYIILGILTAVSGIKTQGIP; via the coding sequence ATGCCTGATTATTCGAATCTCGGAATATTTTTTGCGGCCTCACTGGTTATACTGCTGACGCCCGGACCTGCCGTTATATATATCGTCACCTGCAGTCTGGATAAAGGCAGACGCGCCGGTTTTATATCGGCTCTCGGCATAGCTGTTGGAGGTCTGACGCATGTTATTCTGGCTTCGCTGGGCCTTTCTGTGTTAATCGCTTCATCGCCCATTGCTTTTGCCATTATTAAATACATCGGCGCCGGATATTTACTGTTATTGGGAATCAGGAAAATATTTTTTTATAAGGATGCCGGAGCATCGGGTCCATCGCAAAATCTGAAAACAAACCGAGGCATGTTTTTTCAGGGCATCATCGTAAACGTATTTAATCCGAAAACGGCATTATTCTTTCTGGCTTTTCTGCCGCAGTTTGTAGATACGTCCCGCGGATCACTTTCTTTACAATTCGCGCTCCTGGGGTTTCTTTTTATATCACTGGCTTTATGCACTGACAGTTCATATGTAATGTTAGCCGGTTCAGGATACAGCCGCATTTTCTCGAATGCCAGGGTTTCAAAGATACAGCCGTATATTATCGGAGGCATTTATATAATTTTAGGTATTCTTACTGCGGTAAGCGGAATAAAAACACAGGGAATACCGTAA
- a CDS encoding DNA alkylation repair protein: MSTILTEIRRELKQNSDEAVKASGRKFFKEQIKPYGVKTAVVKIIAKKYFKAIKDTGKANIFDLCEKLWQSGYMEESFIASEWSYYLRKDYEPEDFTVFQKWVDTHISNWASCDTFCNHTMGAFVEMYPQFLENLKTWSWSSNRWTRRASAVSLILPAKRGLYLKEILEIADILLTDPDDLVQKGYGWMLKAASHAHRMEIFDYVMKKKNIMPRTALRYAIEKMPRELKMKAMEK; encoded by the coding sequence ATGAGCACCATACTGACTGAAATCCGTCGTGAGCTGAAACAGAACAGCGATGAAGCCGTAAAAGCATCGGGCCGAAAATTCTTCAAGGAACAGATAAAACCGTACGGCGTCAAAACGGCCGTTGTAAAAATAATCGCGAAAAAATATTTCAAAGCAATCAAAGATACTGGCAAGGCAAATATTTTTGATCTCTGCGAAAAATTATGGCAGTCGGGATACATGGAAGAATCATTCATTGCCTCCGAATGGTCGTATTATCTCCGGAAGGATTATGAACCGGAAGATTTTACCGTGTTTCAAAAATGGGTTGATACGCATATCAGCAATTGGGCATCATGCGACACGTTTTGCAATCATACCATGGGAGCCTTTGTGGAGATGTATCCTCAATTCCTGGAAAACCTGAAGACCTGGTCCTGGTCGTCGAACCGCTGGACGCGCCGCGCCTCGGCCGTATCCCTTATTCTTCCTGCGAAAAGAGGCCTTTATTTAAAAGAAATTCTGGAAATCGCTGATATTCTGCTGACAGACCCCGATGATCTGGTTCAGAAAGGATATGGCTGGATGCTCAAGGCGGCAAGCCATGCGCACCGGATGGAAATTTTTGATTACGTGATGAAAAAAAAGAATATCATGCCCAGAACGGCCCTGAGGTACGCCATTGAAAAAATGCCACGTGAATTAAAAATGAAAGCAATGGAAAAATAG
- a CDS encoding EamA family transporter, translating into MIGSGSTFISIFPVILALLAAALFGMAAPASKQLLHTLNPFSLAGLLYLGASAGLFPILIARGEFRRLPGMDRGNLKKLTGAVVLGGIAGPILLLFGLQNAAASSVSLWLNMELVATAVLGTFFFRDHLGKIGWAGVLTALASSIILTIHEGPSGIIPAALTGLACLCWGFDNHFTALIDGISAVQSTFIKGLFAGAVNTAIGHFLPGPAPAGEMILYSLLLGGLSYGLSIVLYIMSAQKLGATRSQVIFSSAPFFGVTFSVVFLSESISPVQTVSIILFITAISLLILEHHEHRHEHHETEHTHIHRHDDLHHGHSHEEDVSYHEHSHRHDVTTHSHPHWPDLHHRHIHKD; encoded by the coding sequence ATGATAGGTTCCGGCAGCACCTTCATTTCCATTTTCCCCGTCATACTGGCCCTTCTGGCGGCCGCCCTCTTCGGCATGGCTGCCCCGGCAAGCAAACAGCTCCTCCATACACTCAATCCCTTTTCACTGGCCGGGCTCCTGTATCTGGGGGCTTCCGCAGGGCTCTTTCCCATCCTGATCGCCAGAGGTGAATTCAGACGTCTCCCCGGCATGGACAGGGGAAATCTTAAAAAACTCACGGGGGCAGTTGTGCTAGGCGGCATCGCCGGTCCGATCCTTCTCCTCTTTGGTCTACAGAACGCGGCGGCCTCATCTGTTTCGCTATGGCTGAACATGGAACTGGTGGCCACGGCCGTTCTCGGAACATTTTTTTTCAGGGACCACCTGGGAAAGATTGGCTGGGCCGGTGTGCTTACTGCGCTGGCATCCAGCATCATACTGACCATTCATGAAGGTCCCTCGGGGATCATTCCCGCCGCACTCACAGGCCTGGCATGCCTGTGCTGGGGATTCGACAATCATTTCACGGCCCTTATCGACGGAATATCGGCAGTGCAGAGTACCTTCATCAAGGGTTTATTCGCAGGCGCAGTGAATACCGCCATCGGCCATTTTCTCCCCGGTCCGGCTCCCGCGGGAGAAATGATTCTCTATTCGCTTCTTCTGGGAGGGCTTTCCTATGGCTTGAGCATTGTCCTCTACATCATGTCGGCACAGAAACTGGGAGCGACAAGGAGCCAGGTTATCTTCTCCAGTGCCCCGTTCTTCGGCGTCACTTTTTCCGTCGTATTCCTCTCCGAATCGATTTCACCCGTGCAGACCGTATCCATTATCCTCTTCATCACTGCTATTTCCCTGCTCATCCTGGAGCACCATGAGCACCGCCATGAGCATCATGAAACAGAACATACCCATATACATCGCCACGACGATCTCCATCACGGACACAGCCACGAAGAGGATGTATCGTATCATGAACACAGCCACCGGCATGATGTCACGACGCACTCCCATCCACACTGGCCCGACCTGCACCACCGGCATATTCATAAAGACTGA
- a CDS encoding alpha/beta hydrolase — protein sequence MKSKTFPLTAADGTPIYIYQWLPDTKKEIKGAIQISHGMAEHAARYERFAVELVKAGYAVYANDHRGHGKTAGSLDKVGYFADEQGWEKVVEDQFTITRHIKKEHPGLPVFLFGHSMGSFVSRNYVMQHGNELKGLILSGTAGDPGLLGKIGYLVAKREAKKVGRKTRSPFLDKLSFGKFNSAFKPNRTAFDWLSRDNAEVDKYVDDPWCGEVFTAGFFCDLLPALTYINKAENINRIPKNLPIYLFSGALDPVGANTKGVLQVYGSFLKAGIMDVSYKFYPEGRHEMLNEINRDEVFRDVIAWLDKHRES from the coding sequence ATGAAAAGCAAAACTTTTCCCCTGACTGCAGCGGATGGTACACCTATTTACATATATCAATGGCTTCCCGATACTAAAAAAGAGATAAAGGGCGCTATCCAGATTTCCCATGGCATGGCGGAACACGCAGCACGCTACGAGCGCTTCGCCGTGGAACTGGTTAAGGCAGGCTATGCCGTCTATGCCAATGATCACCGCGGTCACGGCAAAACAGCCGGGTCCCTGGACAAGGTCGGATATTTCGCCGATGAGCAGGGATGGGAAAAAGTCGTCGAGGACCAGTTCACTATCACCCGTCATATTAAAAAGGAGCATCCGGGGCTTCCGGTTTTTCTCTTTGGCCACAGCATGGGATCATTCGTATCACGCAATTATGTCATGCAGCACGGCAATGAACTGAAGGGTCTCATCCTGTCAGGAACTGCCGGCGATCCGGGACTGCTGGGAAAAATCGGTTACCTGGTGGCAAAACGCGAAGCAAAAAAAGTGGGCCGAAAAACCAGGAGCCCTTTTCTCGATAAGCTCTCATTCGGCAAGTTCAATAGCGCCTTCAAGCCTAACAGGACCGCCTTTGACTGGTTATCCCGCGACAATGCCGAGGTTGATAAATACGTCGATGATCCATGGTGCGGTGAGGTTTTTACAGCGGGTTTTTTCTGCGACCTGCTGCCGGCTCTTACCTATATCAACAAAGCGGAAAATATCAACCGCATACCCAAGAATCTTCCCATATATCTTTTTTCCGGCGCCCTTGATCCCGTGGGAGCAAACACCAAGGGAGTACTTCAGGTATACGGGTCATTTCTGAAGGCCGGAATCATGGATGTGAGCTACAAATTCTATCCGGAAGGCCGGCATGAAATGCTCAACGAAATAAACCGCGATGAGGTTTTCAGGGATGTCATAGCATGGCTCGACAAACACAGAGAGTCCTGA
- a CDS encoding retinol dehydrogenase encodes MARQTQRVLITGGNRGIGAAMAENLLWKGYRVTVICRDIEKAELFLREMKSMGLTGIDYIRGDLGSMESIRVTESLIREQSPLFSHFIHNAGIWPVRKVLNPDGLEQSFVTNHLAPFMLNHLLEDIFLKNKCRIIQISAGLYPLGMKNFKATATGDNFSILRTYASTKFLNLVTTMRFAEKWKGTGVVINAIHPGVVRTGLGEMRGLPGLVMKLAKHFCLSPAEGAEAPVNLAVNTRFEGTSGVYFDRFKPAELRPMALDREFINGVWNQAMSLCNFPA; translated from the coding sequence ATGGCTCGACAAACACAGAGAGTCCTGATCACCGGCGGGAACCGGGGAATCGGAGCGGCCATGGCGGAAAACCTGCTCTGGAAGGGATACCGGGTCACTGTCATATGCCGCGACATTGAAAAAGCCGAATTGTTTCTCAGGGAAATGAAATCCATGGGACTCACCGGCATCGATTATATTCGGGGAGACCTTGGCTCCATGGAGTCCATACGGGTCACGGAAAGTCTAATCAGAGAACAAAGTCCCCTGTTTTCCCATTTCATTCACAATGCCGGAATCTGGCCTGTACGAAAGGTTCTCAACCCCGATGGACTTGAGCAGTCCTTTGTCACCAATCACCTGGCACCGTTCATGCTGAACCACCTCCTGGAAGACATCTTCTTAAAAAACAAGTGTCGTATTATCCAGATTTCTGCGGGACTTTATCCTCTTGGCATGAAGAATTTCAAGGCAACGGCCACCGGTGATAATTTCAGCATTTTAAGGACCTATGCCTCGACCAAATTTCTCAACCTGGTTACCACCATGCGCTTTGCGGAAAAATGGAAGGGAACCGGTGTTGTCATCAATGCCATACATCCCGGCGTGGTCAGAACAGGCCTGGGTGAAATGAGAGGGCTACCCGGCCTTGTAATGAAACTGGCCAAGCATTTCTGTCTGAGCCCTGCCGAAGGAGCTGAAGCCCCGGTAAACCTTGCCGTGAATACCCGTTTTGAAGGGACATCGGGCGTTTATTTTGATCGGTTCAAACCGGCGGAGCTGAGGCCCATGGCTCTTGACAGAGAGTTCATTAACGGTGTCTGGAACCAGGCCATGTCACTCTGCAATTTCCCGGCATAA
- a CDS encoding ATP/GTP-binding protein, with amino-acid sequence MKKCIILLIFVVAYTGCRDSVSVTKLWESEKKLNVPESVLYSPGENILYVSNIYGKPTEKNGLGFIAKLDLDGKIIKQEWVRGLNAPKGMGIHGDTLYVTDISRIALISIKDAKIVRTHDVKGAKFLNDIAIDAKGTVYITDMYTNKIHMLKNGTVSPWLESPAVKSPNGLCMKGDRLLVGVEGAILSVGLKDKNISTEVSLPGHGMVDGLRDTGGGSYIISDWNGKTELVYPDKPGKVLLDTTAQKINAADVEYIPGKNMLLIPTFFDNRVVAYRVKPD; translated from the coding sequence ATGAAAAAGTGTATTATCCTTCTTATTTTCGTCGTCGCTTATACGGGATGCCGTGATTCCGTCAGCGTCACAAAACTCTGGGAATCGGAGAAAAAGCTCAATGTTCCCGAGTCAGTACTCTATAGTCCCGGAGAAAACATTCTCTATGTATCAAACATCTACGGCAAGCCCACGGAGAAAAACGGCCTGGGTTTTATCGCGAAGCTCGACCTCGATGGAAAGATCATCAAGCAGGAATGGGTCCGGGGACTCAACGCCCCCAAGGGAATGGGCATCCATGGCGACACCCTCTATGTCACCGATATCAGCCGTATTGCCCTTATCAGCATCAAGGATGCAAAGATTGTAAGGACCCATGACGTGAAAGGAGCGAAGTTTCTCAATGACATAGCCATTGACGCCAAAGGTACTGTTTACATCACCGACATGTACACCAATAAAATACATATGCTGAAAAACGGCACGGTTTCCCCGTGGCTTGAATCTCCCGCGGTGAAGAGCCCCAATGGCCTGTGCATGAAAGGCGACCGGCTCCTCGTGGGCGTGGAAGGAGCAATCCTCAGCGTCGGGTTGAAGGATAAAAATATTTCCACCGAGGTCAGCCTCCCGGGACACGGCATGGTGGACGGGCTCCGCGACACGGGCGGGGGCTCTTATATCATCAGCGACTGGAACGGAAAAACAGAACTCGTGTATCCCGACAAGCCGGGAAAAGTACTGCTCGATACTACCGCGCAGAAAATCAACGCTGCCGATGTGGAATATATCCCGGGGAAAAACATGCTCCTCATCCCGACCTTTTTCGACAACCGGGTTGTGGCATACCGTGTGAAGCCGGATTGA
- a CDS encoding permease: protein MLMRNSDMFKVPFFVRGDFDGFIGLFIDNLVNLLIITGLCLSIGMDERLIFGRILPATALSVLAGNIFYAWQSRRLARREQRLDVTALPYGINTVSLLAFFSLIIMPVYVQTKDAELAWQVGVMSCLISGIFEGLGAFFGDFLRRISPRAALLATLAGIAIAFIALDHTIKIWDKPVIAFIPLALILVEYFSHVRLPFRIPAGFYALFLGSLIAWTTGAMDGAALTKSIDQISLHVPDFALFSIFTADNMARMVPYLSISVPMGLMSFFGTLQNIESASAAGDTYRAMPALAMNGAGTVVGALFGSPFPTTVYIGHPGWKGLGARSGYSVLNGAVITLICFTGLMSVVVSLIPLEAGYPILLWIGVVITAQAFQTTPGEHAPAVALGLMPAIAAWGLSLLRQFVNAGGGKPVEETNRIIAATLPHLKGILVFAEGPLFSAMFLTGVAVYIIEKNFLRAFYWTLPLIAFSWLGLIHSPAVGWGMAGMVPLGYGLFAGVLLLVWVYERKGRGADEK from the coding sequence ATGCTGATGAGAAATAGTGACATGTTCAAAGTACCTTTTTTTGTCCGCGGTGATTTCGACGGCTTCATCGGTCTTTTTATCGACAACCTTGTTAACCTGCTTATCATCACGGGATTGTGCCTTTCCATCGGCATGGATGAGCGGCTCATTTTCGGGCGGATACTTCCGGCCACGGCACTGTCAGTACTGGCGGGAAATATATTTTATGCCTGGCAGTCCCGAAGGCTGGCCCGGAGGGAACAGCGTTTGGATGTGACGGCGCTTCCTTACGGTATTAACACCGTTTCACTTCTGGCCTTTTTTTCTCTCATTATCATGCCGGTATACGTCCAGACAAAGGATGCGGAACTGGCCTGGCAGGTGGGTGTTATGAGCTGCCTGATTAGCGGCATATTCGAAGGCCTGGGAGCCTTCTTCGGCGATTTTCTCCGGAGGATATCGCCCCGGGCCGCGCTCCTGGCCACACTGGCGGGCATAGCCATTGCTTTTATAGCCCTGGATCATACAATAAAGATATGGGACAAACCCGTGATAGCCTTTATCCCCCTGGCTCTCATTCTCGTGGAATATTTTTCCCATGTCCGGCTCCCGTTCAGAATACCGGCCGGTTTTTACGCACTGTTTCTGGGCTCACTCATTGCCTGGACCACCGGGGCCATGGACGGCGCGGCACTGACAAAATCAATAGACCAGATTTCTCTGCATGTACCTGATTTCGCTCTTTTCAGTATTTTTACCGCGGATAACATGGCACGCATGGTTCCCTACCTTTCCATATCCGTCCCAATGGGCCTCATGAGTTTTTTCGGGACCCTGCAGAATATAGAGTCGGCCTCGGCCGCCGGTGATACCTATCGGGCCATGCCTGCCCTGGCAATGAACGGCGCCGGAACCGTGGTTGGGGCCCTGTTCGGCTCTCCCTTTCCCACGACGGTGTACATCGGCCATCCCGGCTGGAAGGGACTGGGCGCCCGGTCCGGATACAGTGTCCTGAATGGAGCGGTTATAACGCTCATATGTTTTACGGGCCTCATGAGTGTTGTCGTGTCGCTGATTCCCCTGGAAGCCGGCTATCCCATCCTGCTCTGGATCGGCGTGGTCATCACGGCCCAGGCCTTCCAGACGACACCGGGAGAGCATGCCCCTGCCGTGGCCCTGGGGCTCATGCCGGCCATCGCCGCCTGGGGACTCTCGCTTCTGCGGCAGTTCGTCAATGCCGGTGGAGGAAAACCCGTGGAGGAGACGAACCGTATTATTGCCGCAACACTTCCCCACCTGAAGGGCATACTGGTTTTTGCCGAGGGGCCCCTCTTTTCCGCCATGTTTCTCACGGGTGTGGCTGTGTATATTATCGAGAAGAATTTTCTCCGGGCTTTCTACTGGACTCTGCCTCTCATTGCTTTTTCCTGGCTGGGGCTTATTCATTCTCCCGCCGTGGGATGGGGAATGGCGGGGATGGTTCCCCTGGGATACGGGCTTTTTGCCGGGGTGCTGCTGCTGGTGTGGGTATATGAGAGAAAAGGCAGGGGGGCGGATGAAAAATGA